One part of the Bacteroidota bacterium genome encodes these proteins:
- a CDS encoding sodium:proton antiporter, protein MTHFSESPIIVVVGRLIAPFIQLFGLYVIVHGHYGPGGGFQGGAMLAASFLLIRLCVGEEASQMHFKRSLGAPVGILGAAVFFGIGLVAMGVGGYFLDYSLLPFQDVAASKLRFFGILVVEIGIGIAVAATLVAIFDELMGGADNG, encoded by the coding sequence ATGACCCACTTTTCCGAAAGTCCGATTATTGTTGTTGTGGGAAGACTCATCGCTCCGTTTATTCAGTTGTTCGGATTGTATGTCATTGTTCACGGGCACTACGGTCCGGGCGGCGGATTTCAAGGGGGCGCCATGCTTGCCGCGAGCTTTTTGCTTATTCGATTATGTGTCGGAGAGGAAGCATCGCAGATGCATTTCAAACGTTCGCTTGGTGCGCCTGTTGGAATCCTCGGTGCTGCGGTGTTTTTCGGAATCGGGCTGGTCGCCATGGGGGTGGGGGGGTATTTCCTGGACTACAGTCTTCTTCCGTTTCAGGATGTTGCCGCGTCGAAACTCCGTTTTTTCGGAATTCTCGTTGTAGAGATTGGTATTGGCATTGCAGTGGCGGCGACACTTGTCGCAATCTTCGATGAACTCATGGGAGGGGCGGACAATGGCTGA
- a CDS encoding cation:proton antiporter subunit C: MAEFFLSYYAYWFIFALTVVGLYGMLVKKNLVKKLIGMTIFQTSVIVFFVASASKWNATIPVIDPEIGADPSGYINPIPHTLMLTAIVVGVATIGLALALLMSIYRRYHTLDEPHLLQRMK; this comes from the coding sequence ATGGCTGAGTTTTTCCTGTCCTACTACGCGTATTGGTTTATCTTTGCGTTGACGGTGGTGGGCCTGTACGGGATGCTGGTGAAAAAGAATCTTGTCAAGAAACTCATCGGTATGACGATCTTTCAAACTTCCGTCATTGTGTTTTTTGTTGCCAGCGCGAGCAAGTGGAATGCAACAATTCCCGTCATCGATCCCGAAATCGGTGCCGATCCGTCGGGCTATATCAATCCCATTCCACATACCCTCATGCTGACGGCAATTGTAGTCGGTGTCGCTACCATAGGGCTTGCTTTGGCTCTTCTCATGAGCATCTACCGCAGGTATCATACTCTTGATGAGCCACATTTGCTGCAACGGATGAAATGA
- a CDS encoding monovalent cation/H+ antiporter subunit D family protein, translating into MIEHNLPVLVPLILLLGALSVSVFGSWKRALAFPLALASVAAALVVAVLGVRQTIIVGTVRYYLGGWVAPIGIEYVLDPLSAFMMTVVLTVAVLVFVHARTVVAAELPGRAIPFYSVALLLLTGFSGIVMAGDLFNLYVFLEISSLAGYALIAVGEKPSPVAAFRYLLVGTIGASFYLLGVGFIYIMTGSLNIADLTKILPAVVSEAPVVAGLILMVVGLAIKMALFPLHGWLPDAYTYAPSSSSALIAPIGTKIGAYVLLRILFFTFEPGTVRDTLPVADIILWLSLGGILFGSVMAIAQKELKRMLAYSSVAQIGYIGLGIGLANPLGLVGAVLHVLNHAFMKGGLFLVAGNLRLQIGHSTIPAFDDSLRKAMPWTMAAFALFSLSMIGIPPTAGFFSKWYLVLAGFENSNWIAIVVILASSLLNAVYFFRVLEKVYLRSNKKGEETDIHLPRKEVNFSMLAPTVVLAAGLLVLGVLNAVIVTEIIVLMIPSGL; encoded by the coding sequence ATGATTGAACACAACCTCCCGGTTCTTGTCCCGCTGATATTGCTGCTCGGCGCCCTTTCGGTATCCGTGTTCGGATCATGGAAGCGTGCCTTGGCATTTCCGCTGGCGCTTGCGTCGGTGGCTGCCGCGCTTGTGGTCGCAGTGCTCGGCGTGCGACAGACCATCATCGTGGGAACAGTCCGGTACTATCTCGGCGGATGGGTCGCGCCCATCGGCATTGAGTATGTACTGGATCCGTTGTCCGCGTTCATGATGACTGTGGTGCTGACAGTGGCGGTTCTTGTGTTCGTTCATGCGCGTACAGTTGTGGCGGCGGAGCTGCCGGGCAGGGCTATTCCTTTTTACTCGGTTGCATTATTGTTGTTAACCGGGTTCAGCGGCATTGTGATGGCGGGTGACTTGTTCAACCTGTACGTGTTTCTCGAAATCAGCTCGCTTGCCGGGTACGCGCTCATTGCCGTGGGAGAAAAGCCGTCACCCGTTGCAGCGTTCCGGTATTTGCTGGTCGGCACTATCGGCGCATCGTTCTACCTGCTCGGCGTCGGGTTCATCTATATCATGACCGGATCGTTGAACATCGCGGATCTCACGAAAATATTGCCTGCTGTTGTCAGCGAGGCTCCGGTGGTTGCCGGTTTGATTCTGATGGTTGTCGGATTGGCAATCAAGATGGCACTCTTTCCGCTTCACGGATGGTTGCCCGATGCATACACGTATGCTCCATCTTCAAGCTCCGCCCTCATCGCGCCCATCGGAACAAAAATCGGGGCCTACGTGTTGCTGCGGATTCTTTTCTTCACGTTCGAACCGGGTACCGTTCGTGATACGCTTCCCGTCGCAGACATTATTCTCTGGCTTTCGTTGGGCGGAATCCTCTTCGGCTCCGTCATGGCCATCGCACAAAAAGAACTGAAGCGCATGCTGGCATATAGCAGCGTTGCGCAGATCGGGTATATCGGACTCGGCATCGGACTTGCCAATCCGCTGGGGCTCGTCGGGGCTGTTCTGCACGTTCTGAATCACGCGTTCATGAAGGGGGGACTCTTCCTTGTCGCGGGAAACCTTCGCCTGCAGATTGGCCATTCAACGATTCCCGCATTTGATGATTCTCTTCGCAAGGCAATGCCGTGGACGATGGCAGCGTTTGCCCTCTTTTCTTTGTCGATGATAGGCATTCCCCCTACAGCCGGATTCTTCAGCAAGTGGTATCTTGTGTTGGCGGGATTTGAGAATTCCAATTGGATTGCCATTGTTGTCATTCTTGCCAGCAGCTTGCTGAACGCCGTGTACTTCTTCAGAGTGTTGGAGAAGGTCTACTTGAGGAGTAACAAGAAGGGCGAGGAAACCGATATCCACCTTCCTCGCAAGGAAGTGAACTTCTCGATGCTCGCGCCAACGGTAGTACTTGCTGCGGGACTTCTGGTGTTGGGCGTATTGAATGCAGTGATTGTCACGGAGATTATTGTCTTGATGATTCCATCCGGTTTGTAA
- a CDS encoding monovalent cation/H+ antiporter subunit D family protein → MIEQYTSLIPFYAVAVSLAIVPLILLSSRWPNIREGWTLAASVVKFGLVLSMLPDALANKAASIEILEISPNINLALKADPLGVFFALIASGLWVFTSFYSIGYVRGLDEHKQTRYFASFAVCLSATIGIAFSANLLTFLIFYEILTIATYPLVIHKETPVAISAGRKYLVYTLTAGVVLIAALAWTYQLKGSFDFVPGGLLDGVDVPQGTMTMLFVLFLCGVGVKAGIMPLHSWLPAAMAAPTPVSALLHAVAVVKSGVFGVMRVVGFVFGPGVMMKFGLNDILLAFAGGTILIASILALREDNLKRRLAYSTVGHLSYIVLGAALLSPGGFTGGLLHTATHATMKITLFFCAGAIYVNVHKENISELDGIGKAMPWTMAAFTIGALGLAGIPPVNGFSSKWLLAGGALEAGDTIALTILLVSGLLNAGYFFPIIYRAFFKPSAQFDKYGEASLLMVVPIVVTGTLSILFGIWPNLFLRFYDLSSMIAMSVFGGFHR, encoded by the coding sequence ATGATCGAGCAATACACATCACTCATACCATTCTATGCTGTGGCAGTCTCGCTGGCGATTGTGCCGCTCATTCTTCTCAGCTCACGGTGGCCGAACATACGTGAAGGCTGGACTCTTGCCGCATCAGTTGTGAAGTTCGGCCTCGTTCTCTCGATGCTTCCTGATGCTCTTGCCAACAAGGCAGCAAGCATAGAGATTCTTGAGATTTCGCCGAATATCAACCTCGCATTGAAAGCCGATCCATTGGGCGTGTTCTTCGCCCTCATTGCATCGGGGCTGTGGGTATTCACGTCTTTCTATTCAATCGGATATGTCCGGGGATTGGACGAACACAAACAGACTCGCTACTTTGCGAGTTTTGCTGTTTGCCTCTCCGCAACGATAGGGATTGCCTTTTCCGCCAATCTCCTGACATTTCTCATCTTTTATGAAATCCTGACCATAGCAACATATCCCCTCGTCATCCACAAAGAAACGCCGGTTGCCATCAGCGCAGGACGGAAATACCTCGTTTACACTCTCACGGCCGGAGTTGTGTTGATTGCTGCGTTAGCGTGGACGTACCAGTTGAAGGGAAGCTTCGATTTTGTTCCGGGCGGATTGTTGGACGGCGTTGATGTGCCTCAAGGGACGATGACAATGCTGTTTGTGCTGTTCCTGTGCGGTGTTGGAGTGAAAGCGGGAATTATGCCGCTGCACAGTTGGCTTCCGGCAGCAATGGCCGCCCCGACGCCGGTGAGCGCATTGCTGCACGCTGTTGCCGTTGTGAAATCGGGCGTGTTCGGCGTGATGCGTGTTGTCGGATTTGTGTTTGGTCCCGGCGTGATGATGAAGTTCGGTTTGAATGATATCCTGCTCGCATTCGCCGGCGGAACAATCCTGATTGCGTCAATTCTCGCTTTGCGTGAAGATAATCTCAAACGGCGGCTCGCCTATTCAACCGTCGGGCACTTGTCGTACATCGTTCTCGGGGCAGCGTTGCTTTCACCGGGAGGTTTCACCGGCGGCCTTCTGCACACTGCCACGCACGCAACTATGAAGATCACGCTGTTCTTCTGCGCAGGCGCAATCTATGTGAATGTTCACAAAGAGAACATCAGTGAGTTGGATGGAATTGGAAAGGCCATGCCCTGGACGATGGCAGCATTCACAATTGGCGCGCTGGGACTTGCAGGGATACCTCCGGTGAACGGCTTTTCCAGTAAATGGCTGCTCGCCGGCGGCGCGCTGGAGGCGGGGGATACGATTGCGTTGACTATTCTCCTCGTCAGCGGATTGCTGAATGCGGGATACTTTTTTCCGATTATCTACCGGGCGTTCTTCAAACCCTCCGCACAGTTTGACAAGTATGGCGAAGCATCGTTGCTGATGGTTGTGCCTATTGTGGTGACCGGAACCCTTTCGATTCTCTTCGGCATATGGCCGAATCTCTTTCTTCGCTTCTATGATCTTTCCTCCATGATTGCCATGAGTGTATTCGGAGGATTTCACAGATGA
- a CDS encoding Na(+)/H(+) antiporter subunit D has protein sequence MWSDLFTVPALPMLLGAAILPLLPKSLRSTAFLFFPLASLVVVWMLPDGSLVTGKFMQYTLVLCQVDQLSRVFGIIFAFIAFAGGIYSLHINETGQQVAALLYAGCAVGITFAGDLLTLVMFWELMAIASAYLVWARRNADSGRAGMRYLLVHLFGGSLLLAGILLHSADTGSLDIVRLTEHGTIASWLILSGVALNAAVPPLHAWLADAYPRATVTGAVFLSAFTTKSAVYVLARMFPGMEILLIFGVIMTLYGVVFAVLANDIREVLAYHIISQVGYMVAGVGIGTEMALNGAVAHAYSHILYKALLFMGAGVVLHTTGTSKFSGLGGLAKSQPLTLWLFMVGAFSISGFPLFNGFISKSMIVSAAGEAHLDTPMLLLMLASVGTFLSIGLKIPALTWFGADRDIPVTKPPVNMHVGMAVVAMLCFVYGVAPSLLYNMLPYTVTYEPYTAYHLMETVQILLFTFVAFWMLKSKFVSHPTITLDTDWFYRTPAAVIRRLIVDSPGRGFDWVEENVLIGVKYIANRARNPIFFSRNLQAPDADFDPDVYRPPAEVLIALVLLGVVVLFGVIVLL, from the coding sequence ATGTGGAGTGACCTCTTCACGGTACCGGCTCTCCCGATGCTGTTAGGCGCGGCAATCCTTCCGCTGCTGCCAAAGAGTCTCCGCTCAACAGCATTTCTTTTCTTTCCCCTCGCTTCTTTGGTGGTTGTGTGGATGTTGCCCGACGGATCGCTGGTCACTGGCAAATTTATGCAATATACTCTTGTTCTGTGTCAGGTCGATCAACTGAGCCGCGTATTCGGAATCATCTTCGCGTTTATCGCTTTTGCAGGCGGTATCTATTCTCTTCATATCAACGAAACAGGTCAGCAGGTTGCGGCGTTGTTGTATGCCGGCTGTGCAGTCGGAATTACATTCGCGGGTGATCTTCTTACACTTGTGATGTTCTGGGAACTCATGGCGATCGCGTCGGCGTATCTCGTGTGGGCGAGAAGGAATGCCGATTCCGGGCGTGCAGGTATGCGCTATCTTCTTGTCCATCTTTTTGGAGGAAGCCTGTTGCTCGCCGGAATTCTGCTGCATAGTGCCGACACCGGATCGCTTGACATCGTTCGTTTGACAGAACACGGAACGATTGCTTCGTGGCTGATTCTTTCCGGCGTTGCATTGAACGCCGCGGTTCCTCCGCTTCATGCCTGGCTGGCGGATGCCTATCCTCGTGCCACCGTGACGGGAGCCGTGTTTCTCAGCGCCTTCACAACGAAATCCGCCGTGTACGTACTCGCACGCATGTTTCCGGGAATGGAGATTCTCCTCATCTTTGGTGTGATCATGACACTGTACGGTGTTGTGTTTGCCGTGCTTGCCAACGACATTCGCGAAGTGCTTGCCTATCACATCATCAGCCAGGTGGGGTACATGGTGGCGGGCGTCGGCATCGGAACCGAAATGGCGTTGAACGGGGCCGTTGCGCACGCGTACAGTCACATTCTGTACAAGGCGTTGTTGTTCATGGGGGCGGGAGTTGTCCTTCACACAACCGGTACAAGCAAATTCTCCGGCCTCGGTGGCCTGGCAAAATCCCAACCTCTGACGTTGTGGCTGTTCATGGTCGGGGCGTTCTCTATTTCGGGATTTCCGCTCTTCAACGGGTTCATCAGCAAGTCCATGATTGTCAGTGCGGCAGGCGAAGCACATTTGGATACGCCAATGCTGCTTCTTATGCTCGCATCGGTAGGTACGTTTCTCTCAATTGGGTTGAAGATTCCTGCATTGACCTGGTTTGGCGCTGATCGTGATATCCCTGTTACAAAGCCGCCTGTGAATATGCACGTGGGGATGGCCGTTGTCGCAATGTTGTGTTTCGTCTACGGGGTAGCTCCCTCACTACTATACAACATGCTCCCATATACAGTTACGTATGAGCCGTATACCGCCTATCATCTTATGGAAACTGTCCAGATTCTCCTGTTCACATTTGTTGCCTTCTGGATGTTGAAGTCGAAGTTCGTCAGCCATCCAACAATTACACTTGATACTGATTGGTTCTACAGAACACCTGCCGCCGTAATTCGAAGACTTATTGTTGATAGTCCCGGTCGTGGTTTTGATTGGGTTGAAGAGAACGTCCTGATTGGCGTGAAGTACATTGCCAATCGAGCCCGCAACCCGATATTCTTCTCCCGTAATCTTCAGGCCCCTGATGCAGACTTTGACCCTGACGTGTATCGTCCTCCTGCAGAGGTGCTGATAGCGCTTGTGTTGCTGGGCGTAGTTGTGTTGTTTGGAGTGATTGTACTTCTGTAG
- a CDS encoding NADH-quinone oxidoreductase subunit N produces MDLSQLLHDTLAIGPISLVTLAGLVVLTIEALHNKTEDINCWVSIAGLAAALIVSLVQLPATGTAFSDMIATGGYASFFSAVFAVAGLLTVMLSKSYIKKQGIEHGEYYAILLFAIVGMMLMAAATDLVTLFLGLELMSLSFYILAGFVRRRNESNEAALKYFLLGAFATGFLLYGIALLYGSVGTTHIPSIVGRAGMLANSMMFLIGCGLLLIGFAFKIAAVPFHMWVPDVYEGSPTTVSGFMSTGGKAAAFAAVLVVFAPALVRGVEPVRDVLAVLAALSMIVGNVIAIAQTSIKRMLAYSSIAHAGYILVGVIAANSYGAQGVLFYLVAYTMMNVGAFGILSYLESEDGKNVSFDDYRGLSATRPALALLMGVFMFSLTGIPPFAGFFGKYYVFAGAVQAGYTWLAILGVLMSVISAYYYLRLVVLMYFTEGEKSIPVLAVPESRLGMTALVLSAIALLGFGIYPSAVLNFISHFF; encoded by the coding sequence ATGGATCTCTCCCAGTTACTTCACGACACACTTGCCATCGGGCCGATATCCCTCGTAACTCTCGCAGGGCTTGTTGTCCTGACAATAGAAGCGCTTCACAACAAAACAGAGGATATCAACTGCTGGGTTTCGATTGCAGGTCTGGCTGCGGCCCTGATTGTGTCGCTGGTGCAGTTGCCGGCAACCGGAACTGCATTTTCGGATATGATTGCCACAGGGGGGTATGCGTCTTTCTTTTCCGCCGTATTCGCAGTGGCCGGTTTGCTCACTGTCATGCTTTCGAAATCATACATCAAGAAACAAGGCATTGAACACGGAGAATACTATGCCATTCTCCTGTTTGCGATTGTCGGGATGATGTTGATGGCGGCGGCAACAGATTTGGTGACGCTGTTTCTCGGACTCGAACTCATGTCCCTCTCATTCTATATTTTGGCCGGATTCGTCCGTCGTCGAAACGAAAGTAATGAAGCGGCCCTGAAATATTTTCTGCTTGGAGCGTTCGCCACGGGATTTCTTCTGTACGGAATTGCGCTGTTATACGGCTCGGTTGGGACGACACACATTCCCTCCATCGTCGGTAGGGCCGGCATGCTCGCAAACTCCATGATGTTCCTTATCGGCTGCGGATTACTGCTGATCGGCTTTGCGTTCAAGATTGCTGCTGTGCCGTTTCATATGTGGGTTCCCGATGTGTACGAAGGGTCGCCGACAACGGTCAGCGGCTTCATGTCGACGGGCGGCAAGGCTGCGGCCTTTGCCGCTGTTCTTGTTGTGTTCGCGCCTGCACTTGTTCGCGGCGTTGAACCGGTACGCGATGTCTTGGCAGTACTTGCGGCGCTCTCGATGATTGTCGGAAATGTTATTGCCATTGCCCAAACGAGCATCAAGCGCATGCTTGCGTATTCGAGCATTGCTCATGCCGGATATATTCTTGTTGGCGTCATTGCGGCAAACAGCTACGGGGCGCAGGGAGTCTTGTTTTATCTTGTTGCCTACACGATGATGAATGTCGGCGCTTTTGGAATTCTCTCCTATCTCGAATCGGAAGACGGCAAGAACGTCTCGTTCGACGACTATCGCGGGTTGTCGGCCACTCGTCCGGCGCTTGCGCTGCTTATGGGTGTATTCATGTTCTCGCTGACCGGCATTCCGCCGTTCGCCGGATTCTTCGGCAAGTACTATGTCTTTGCGGGAGCCGTTCAAGCCGGATACACGTGGCTTGCCATTCTCGGGGTTCTCATGAGTGTGATCTCGGCATACTACTATCTCCGCCTTGTTGTGCTGATGTATTTCACCGAGGGGGAAAAAAGCATTCCCGTTCTTGCAGTCCCGGAATCACGTCTGGGCATGACGGCATTGGTTCTTTCGGCAATTGCACTGCTCGGCTTCGGCATCTATCCCTCCGCTGTTCTGAATTTCATCTCGCACTTCTTTTAG
- a CDS encoding NAD(P)H-hydrate dehydratase yields the protein MQLLATAEQMQQCDRSAIMKYSLPGIVLMENAGRACVDVLLQEVEARNLTPPENHWIVVLCGKGNNGGDGFVIARHLANRGYKVHVVLLAKRREVKGDAKTNLDVLLKMVTSNWMPLTFVEVSKAQQLLRLPSSSVIVDAIFGTGFAGEVKGLYRAAIKWINSQRAFIASVDIPSGVNATSGVVEGIAVRADLTVTMGLAKIGHYVGAGRDHSGMVRIVDISIPEFIFRQAEISTHRVELSDVRGSLPQRPLTAHKYSVGKVLVVAGSRNLTGAPFMTATAAMNTGAGGVMLAIPKSIHLTLARKSTEVMFTPLAETEEGTISMQAIEGLNKQIQWADVVALGPGLSQNPETRTLVHHLVRNIDKPLILDADGIGMMAYDISLLKKRKYETILTPHVGELRLLTKLSGEDIEQQRVDVARTQAKGLNSIVVLKGSPTVTAIRDGSVFLNSTGNPGMATAGSGDVLTGIIASLRAQGANADIAAYAGVYLHGLAGDRAAAKFGARSIMAMDILDCIPEALRLIETA from the coding sequence ATGCAGCTCCTTGCGACGGCTGAACAAATGCAGCAATGCGATCGTTCAGCCATCATGAAGTATTCTCTTCCGGGCATCGTCTTGATGGAGAATGCAGGGCGCGCATGCGTTGACGTGTTGCTTCAGGAGGTGGAGGCAAGGAATCTGACGCCTCCGGAGAATCATTGGATCGTGGTCCTATGCGGAAAAGGAAACAATGGGGGGGATGGCTTTGTGATTGCCCGGCATCTTGCGAATCGGGGTTACAAGGTTCATGTCGTTTTGCTGGCAAAGAGGAGGGAGGTGAAGGGAGATGCAAAGACGAACCTTGACGTTTTGTTGAAGATGGTGACTTCGAACTGGATGCCGCTTACGTTCGTGGAAGTGTCGAAGGCACAACAACTGTTGAGGTTGCCCTCATCCTCTGTGATCGTCGATGCGATATTCGGGACGGGTTTTGCGGGAGAGGTGAAAGGACTTTATCGTGCTGCGATCAAATGGATAAACAGTCAACGCGCATTCATAGCTTCGGTGGATATTCCTTCAGGAGTGAATGCGACGTCGGGAGTTGTCGAGGGTATAGCCGTGAGGGCCGATCTGACTGTGACAATGGGTCTTGCAAAAATTGGACATTACGTTGGCGCCGGACGTGATCATTCCGGCATGGTACGGATTGTTGACATCAGTATTCCGGAATTCATCTTCCGGCAGGCTGAAATCTCTACGCATCGTGTTGAATTGTCTGATGTTCGCGGAAGCCTGCCGCAGCGCCCGCTCACAGCGCACAAATACTCGGTCGGGAAAGTCCTTGTTGTTGCCGGCTCACGCAATCTGACCGGCGCTCCGTTTATGACTGCAACGGCTGCGATGAACACAGGCGCGGGTGGGGTGATGCTGGCCATCCCGAAATCTATCCATCTAACTCTCGCCCGTAAATCCACCGAAGTTATGTTCACGCCGCTGGCCGAGACTGAAGAGGGGACGATTTCTATGCAGGCCATCGAGGGACTCAATAAGCAAATCCAGTGGGCTGATGTTGTTGCACTGGGACCGGGATTGTCGCAAAACCCAGAAACACGCACGCTCGTCCATCACTTGGTCAGAAACATTGACAAGCCTCTTATCCTCGATGCTGACGGAATCGGGATGATGGCATACGACATTTCCCTTCTCAAAAAAAGAAAGTACGAGACCATTCTCACCCCGCATGTCGGCGAGTTGCGACTTCTGACAAAGCTCTCCGGTGAAGATATCGAACAGCAACGCGTTGACGTTGCCCGAACCCAGGCAAAAGGGCTCAACAGCATCGTTGTTTTGAAGGGTTCTCCGACGGTGACTGCCATTCGCGACGGTAGTGTGTTTCTAAATTCAACCGGGAATCCGGGAATGGCAACCGCCGGATCAGGAGATGTTCTTACCGGGATTATCGCATCGCTTCGTGCTCAAGGGGCCAACGCAGATATTGCCGCGTACGCCGGAGTGTATCTTCATGGACTGGCGGGTGACAGAGCAGCGGCGAAGTTCGGCGCCCGAAGCATCATGGCAATGGATATTCTGGATTGCATTCCGGAGGCGTTGCGGTTGATTGAGACGGCATGA
- a CDS encoding VanZ family protein produces MIERLKQNRFLWYQGPMIAWALALFVQSSIPGDFIPKEGIFTQDKLIHFVIYVLFAISVHRAIRYQDKFPFLARHHYVFTILIVSLYGISDEFHQSFVPNRSGRMNDWLADTLGGIVYVGFHWLRARSIGIR; encoded by the coding sequence ATGATAGAACGGCTGAAGCAGAATCGTTTCTTGTGGTACCAGGGGCCGATGATTGCATGGGCTCTTGCACTGTTTGTGCAATCGTCGATTCCCGGAGATTTCATCCCGAAAGAAGGAATCTTCACACAAGACAAACTGATTCATTTCGTCATCTACGTTCTCTTTGCCATTTCGGTTCACAGGGCAATTCGTTATCAGGACAAGTTCCCGTTTCTTGCACGACATCATTACGTGTTCACGATTCTCATCGTTTCGCTATACGGAATTTCTGATGAGTTTCATCAATCATTCGTTCCCAACAGAAGCGGCCGCATGAATGACTGGCTTGCCGATACACTCGGAGGTATCGTCTACGTCGGGTTTCATTGGCTCCGGGCGAGGTCGATAGGCATCCGTTGA
- the tgt gene encoding tRNA guanosine(34) transglycosylase Tgt, which produces MHFTLLHTDGAARAGIIKTERGDIPTPIFMPVGTQGTVKAVEQRELDELGAQIILGNTYHLYLRPGVELIQKAGGLHKFMNWSKPILTDSGGYQVFSLSELRGLDEDGVTFKSHHDGSLHKFTPENVVEIQRGLGSDFMMVLDECTPYPCDEDYARASNEMTVRWAGRCKNRFSQTEALYGVDQALFAIVQGSTYPAIREASAHVLVEMDFEGYAIGGLSVGEPAEEMYRITELCTSILPQKKPRYLMGVGTPENILEGIGRGIDMFDCVMPTRNGRNGLFFTRNGRLNIKNARYADDFRPIDKRCKCYGCRNFTRAYIRHLVRSKEILALQLASIHNLTFYLWLVRTAREAIVANRFAGWKAEQLKQLSAETAE; this is translated from the coding sequence TTGCATTTCACGCTGCTACATACTGACGGTGCGGCCCGGGCAGGCATCATAAAGACCGAAAGGGGTGATATTCCGACCCCTATTTTCATGCCGGTTGGGACGCAAGGCACCGTGAAAGCTGTGGAACAGCGTGAACTTGATGAACTGGGCGCACAGATTATTCTTGGTAACACGTATCATCTGTATTTGCGGCCGGGCGTCGAGTTGATTCAGAAGGCTGGCGGACTGCACAAGTTCATGAATTGGAGCAAACCGATTCTGACGGACAGCGGTGGATATCAGGTGTTCAGCCTGTCGGAATTGAGGGGATTGGATGAGGATGGAGTAACATTCAAATCGCATCATGACGGATCGTTGCACAAGTTCACTCCCGAGAACGTTGTAGAGATTCAGCGGGGGCTCGGCTCTGACTTCATGATGGTGTTGGATGAATGTACGCCATATCCGTGTGATGAGGATTATGCCCGTGCATCAAACGAGATGACGGTGCGGTGGGCCGGACGATGCAAAAACAGGTTCTCGCAGACAGAAGCTTTGTACGGTGTCGATCAGGCTCTGTTTGCGATTGTTCAGGGCTCGACGTACCCGGCAATTCGTGAAGCCTCCGCGCATGTGCTGGTGGAGATGGATTTTGAAGGATACGCAATTGGCGGGCTTTCAGTCGGCGAACCTGCAGAAGAAATGTACAGGATTACTGAATTATGTACGTCGATTCTCCCGCAAAAGAAACCCCGATACTTGATGGGAGTTGGTACGCCGGAGAATATTCTGGAGGGCATTGGGCGCGGTATTGATATGTTCGACTGCGTTATGCCGACACGCAACGGGAGGAACGGATTGTTCTTCACGCGAAACGGAAGACTCAATATAAAGAATGCGCGATATGCGGATGATTTCCGCCCAATTGATAAACGCTGCAAATGTTACGGCTGCAGGAATTTCACGCGTGCGTACATTCGCCATCTTGTGAGATCAAAAGAGATACTGGCGCTGCAATTGGCGTCGATTCATAATCTGACGTTTTATCTGTGGCTTGTCCGGACTGCGCGTGAGGCGATTGTTGCGAATCGCTTCGCAGGATGGAAAGCCGAACAACTCAAGCAACTCTCCGCAGAAACAGCGGAGTGA
- the yajC gene encoding preprotein translocase subunit YajC: protein MLSFLTFILMAPPPGEGGGGGGLFSTLIMFGSIIAIFWFMILRPQQKKQKQHQQLIEALKKGDKVIMTGGIHGTVAGIDEKSLLVQVADNVKIKFEKGAIASVVREGEAVEKK from the coding sequence ATGTTGAGCTTTTTGACGTTCATATTGATGGCACCACCACCGGGAGAAGGCGGAGGAGGCGGTGGTCTGTTCAGCACGCTGATCATGTTCGGGTCGATCATTGCGATCTTCTGGTTCATGATTTTGCGGCCCCAGCAGAAGAAACAGAAGCAACATCAACAATTGATTGAAGCCTTGAAAAAAGGCGACAAGGTTATCATGACGGGCGGCATTCATGGAACAGTAGCGGGCATTGACGAAAAATCACTGCTGGTTCAGGTTGCAGACAACGTGAAGATAAAGTTCGAAAAGGGCGCCATCGCATCTGTTGTGCGTGAAGGCGAAGCTGTCGAAAAAAAGTAG